The genomic window AAGgcttctagtcgaaacgtttgcaactgaatttaagtttcttttagtatttctaaatccaGAACAGTTTAATAGTTCAAGATAATAATACAGTCACTATTAACACTTTTTTGACTGGAATCATTTGACACAGTAGTGCAGAATTGATCTGCTGCAACAGCTGCCCAGTTTGCCGTCCTCcagtgtttgttctgttgctGTCCCCCATCTTACAGAAACTCTTTGGGATCAAGATGGCTGAGTTCAAGGTGCTGGTTAGCTGCATGTGGATCGCGGAGTCTGGGGAGTTTGAGAAGATGAGCGAGGAgggagtggaggaggaggaggaggaggaaatggATGACGCAGAGGAGGAAGACGATGAATAAGATGCAATAAAGACTGTATTTAAAACACCCAACGCGTGCCACCTGGGCTGCAAAATACTTGGTTGTCAGTGCTCTCTGAAAACCATTCTGATTTTTTTATGTAAGAAGATAAAGTCCCCTTCTGTTGGACTGATTGCATTGCTCATGAGCACCGTGTCCTGCAGACTGGTCCGTCACACTGTGTCTGAGTGTAGTTTCAGTACACGGCACAGTTGTTTTTATAGTTCACCGTTACTGATCCTGATCTGAGGTTATCTGGAGCAGCTGAATTTAACGACTGCCAgccttgtttgttttctttctgtaattattattatttttttttttttttacacttttgagTTTGCAGTTGCAGCTTGTGCGAATGATGGCTGCAGAACTGGAAATCTGTCTTTAGGTTAATAATAAGAGAATCTCTTTCAGATCTCAAGTTATGTCGGGGACACAAACCAGAACAACAGTGCCGCGTTACACCCACGTTACCCGGAACTCACTATGAACGTgattcatatttatataatacatgATCTTTAGCAACACGATTAATGAAAGGATTGCTACTGCTCAGGGTAAAGTTTGGATACACTAACAGGTAACAGATTTACTGTCGAGTAAGCCAGAGTGTGGATGGGTTCTCCGCTAGTTAATCTACAGGCAGGGCTGGAGAGTCTTCACCCACACTGGAATGGACTGCAGCCCACAGGACtttgtaaaactgaaacaaatggaAATGTTTGTTGTGGGTATACTTATTGTATAATGGTTCTAGTTTCACAGGCTCCTGTTTAGCGTTAATATGGAACCACGTGATATAGGTATTTCAAGGTAATCAGGTTTTGTGAAAGTGgatgtaaatgtacagtacagggagTGTTTGCAACATATTTCTCTTTTCACAAGCTGTGAGAAAGCAACTCGAACCAGTTATCAGTTCGCCAATTAAAACAGCACCAATAAACTCAATGAgaaccttttaaatgtttttatttgaaatacattttcaggatTTTCTGCTGTACTTTATTCTCTCAACAATTATTTTGGGGTCATGGAAAATGTGTTGTGTAATCTTTTTATATAAGTTTTTGGAGCattaagaatgtgtgtgtgtgtatatacacacacacctgacagGAGAATTAGTAGCCTCATTGAGGACAAACCAAAACATGTTAGCGACAATATTTAAATCAAGTAATACCTGTCATAAGCtgtaaagaatttttttttttaaaagttagctATTGCCTTTACGGACGCGAGTCCTGAaagcagtaaataaaacaaacccaacCCCAATAAATCTTACTTAAATGAAACACAATATTGTCTTGTCAAGCCCAGATTAGCCCTAATCGTGGACTAGCGTTAGCGTAGGTACTGTAAACTAGCCCAAGCCCAGGGTCTCTGAAAGCGTGACACGTGTAATTGTTGTAAAGTTACAGAATTTCTACATCGATGCGCTTGGGAAGACAAACTCCTACCCTGTATACGAAGTTCCCGTTAGCGGTGTGACCTGTTCTGGTGTAGCGGAAGTAGTTGGGGCGTTCGTGTGCCACCAGGTCCCAGGCCTGCCCGAAGGCCTCCACCACGCTGGGCAACAGCGGCTCCTCCTCCATGGCGGCCAGGTTCTGCTTCAGCTGCTCCATGGTAGACATGCCCAGGATCACGCCGTCGCCACGCTCGCCCTGTCCGAAGAGAGGCAGGCGCAGTTACACGACCGCCACGCTCTCCAGGGATCGAGGACACCCTGACTGGAGAGCGTTCTGCCTGGCTTCATTTACAGCGTGTGTGATTAGACACAGCATCGTATTCAAATTCCATTAATACCTCTCTCTGATACTGGCAGGCAGACGCAGTGCAATGGTAAGAGGGTACTCCTTTCCAGTAAGAACTGGAAGAGACACTAGGCTTTCCTGACGCTGGGGGGGTTAATGTTAGGAGCTTACCTGAAGTTGGGAGTGATGGTACAGGCAGCGCAGGGCTGCCGAGGTCATTGTGGGCTTGCTGGAACCATACGCTGCCTGCAAAGCATTCTTCACGAGATCTATTGCCTGGAAATGGTGCTTCTTCCAGTACCTATAGCAATTGAAGAGTTTAATGCTTACTTTGCAGCTCTGTGTATACTACTAGGGTATCTTAGCTTTCCTGCTCTCTCCCCATCCACCTCTGTTCACATGACACACCCAGAGGAGGAATCAAATCCAATAATGAAAACCAGCTTGTATCTTAAAGCACCCTGCGCTAGGCAGGTGGCAGAGACATTACCTCGCCTTGTACGCTTTTGCCCAGTCGTTTCCAAAAAACCTGCCAGACGGCTGCGAGTTGTCCTTGTCTTCAAATTTGTATTTCCCCGTAAGTAACCCACCTATAAGAAGAGAAAATACAATTAAGGTTGCAATGACTTTTTAACCCTCTGCATTCCCTCGGTCTACTGAAATAGTTGTTTTGGGGATCTTTCATTCTAACTCGTACTGTTCTGTTGTTTCATGATGCCGGGACCTAGAATGCATTCAGTGTATCTTTAATAAGGACTATCCCAGTGTAAGTGAATACAGGTACTGAGGTAGACATGGCTCATACTAGAGTATTAAACTGCAGCtctaaaacaaaattcaatgcATTCTCCAGCTTGCTTAAAAACCTTCCAGTGCCTTTCAGAAGGTTGCTGAGGGTGTACTTCTAAACATATGCTTTCTTGAAGCTGGTCCACTGTTTGTTGCTGGTACTGTTAACAGCGTGGGTGGTATTTCTGGAAGTGACGTCTCATAGCAGCGTACCGGCCAGAGGGTTATAGGAGTAGAACCTCATTCCGCAATACCTCAGACAAGGCAGCAGCTCTGTCTCAACCTGACAAGTGGTGGCATTGTACATTCCCTGGAGGAAGAGGGCAGTGTCAAACAGGCTCTGCTCCAGTGTCACAGAGGTGTCGCCCAGCTCAGGTATACATCCCACAGCGCGTTTGTGTACACCTCCACCTGTCTGCCTGCTGTTCTTTCACATGCACAATCAACAGCCAAGTGATGCAAGTTCATTCTTCCTTGGCGAGTGTGTCTGGGCAAGAGCAGCTGGTTCACGATCGTTAAGTACgggtgcaaaaaaagaaaaggacaaagTGATGGGAAAGCAGAAAGCTTGAAAACTTGGAGCTGCGTGAGTGAACGACAAATGAATAAACACGGCCAGGAACGTGAGCATCCTGCACACAAATGTGTGCGTCCCCCCAAGCGAAACGATAAAGCTCCTCTCACAAACCACTCACCTGGTAAACGGTGGGCCGAATCCAGCCGTTGTGTTCACAGATGCAAGAGATTTCAACCACTTCCCAGGAGGCATAGTTGGACAGGCCAAGCTCTTTAAACTTGCCCTTTAAAATCAGGAA from Polyodon spathula isolate WHYD16114869_AA chromosome 16, ASM1765450v1, whole genome shotgun sequence includes these protein-coding regions:
- the LOC121329309 gene encoding aflatoxin B1 aldehyde reductase member 4-like; the encoded protein is MSSPGSTQSKLPVTLLGSMAFGGRADADTSAAMVRAFLERGHSEVDTAYTYVEGQAETVIGGMGLPKTVKIATKANSWDGKTLKPESIRSQLDTSLKRLQIQTADIFYLHAPDHENPVEDTLRACHELHREGKFKELGLSNYASWEVVEISCICEHNGWIRPTVYQGMYNATTCQVETELLPCLRYCGMRFYSYNPLAGGLLTGKYKFEDKDNSQPSGRFFGNDWAKAYKARYWKKHHFQAIDLVKNALQAAYGSSKPTMTSAALRCLYHHSQLQGERGDGVILGMSTMEQLKQNLAAMEEEPLLPSVVEAFGQAWDLVAHERPNYFRYTRTGHTANGNFVYRVGVCLPKRIDVEIL